One segment of Rosa chinensis cultivar Old Blush chromosome 6, RchiOBHm-V2, whole genome shotgun sequence DNA contains the following:
- the LOC112170597 gene encoding cold shock protein 1-like — translation MTIEQENLIFQEQELAERDSQRKGKATAESSERTDDMGGSWKRRRTHQQVPAREADAPVRAAPVGQVGPLRCFNCGEMGHTARGCTRPKNVICFRCGQAGHYSRDCVQAQGGGQGNQQRQLPQGNARVFAVGQQGAREEVTESLLGSVRG, via the exons atgaccattgagcaggagaacttgaTTTTCCAGGAGCAGGAGTTGGCTGAGAGGGATTCCCAaaggaagggaaaggcaactgcTGAGAGCAGTGAAAGGACAGATGATATGGGTGGGTCCTGGAAGAGGCGCAGGACTCATCAACAGGTGCCAGCTAGGGAAGCAGATGCACCTGTTAGGGCTGCACCTGTGGGACAGGTGGGACCGCTGAGGTGTTTCAATTGCGGCGAGATGGGTCATACTGCCAGGGGTTGCACGAGGCCGAAGAATGTAATATGCTTTAGATGTGGCCAGGCAGGGCATTACTCCAGGGATTGTGTCCAGGCACAAGGTGGAGGACAAGGGAATCAACAGAGGCAACTACCTCAGGGAAATGCGAGGGTGTTTGCTGTTGGTCAGCAAGGTGCTAGGGAAGAAG TCACAGAGTCTTTGTTGGGTAGTGTACGtggatga
- the LOC112170085 gene encoding pathogenesis-related protein 1, with protein sequence MELSKISFALISFTAIALLHSIHAQDSPQDYLDAHNAARAAVGVGPLTWDDQVARFAQDYANTHVGDCQLVHSGGKYGENLAMSSGDLSGTDAVNLWVGEKADYDYNSNTCAAGKVCGHYTQVVWRNSLHVGCAKVRCNSGGTFIGCNYDPPGNYVGEKPY encoded by the coding sequence ATGGAATTGTCTAAGATTTCATTCGCTCTCATTTCCTTCACAGCCATTGCCCTACTCCATTCCATTCATGCCCAAGACTCACCGCAAGACTATCTTGATGCCCACAACGCAGCTAGAGCTGCAGTGGGTGTTGGGCCCTTGACATGGGATGACCAAGTAGCGCGTTTTGCACAAGACTATGCCAATACCCATGTAGGTGACTGCCAACTCGTCCATTCCGGTGGGAAATACGGTGAAAACCTTGCGATGAGCTCCGGCGACTTGTCGGGCACAGATGCCGTCAACTTGTGGGTGGGAGAGAAGGCCGACTATGATTACAACTCGAATACTTGCGCCGCTGGCAAGGTTTGTGGACATTATACGCAGGTCGTTTGGCGCAACTCGCTACATGTTGGGTGTGCTAAAGTGAGGTGCAACAGTGGAGGTACCTTTATTGGGTGCAACTATGATCCCCCGGGCAACTATGTTGGGGAAAAACCTTACTGA